One Panicum virgatum strain AP13 chromosome 3N, P.virgatum_v5, whole genome shotgun sequence DNA segment encodes these proteins:
- the LOC120665355 gene encoding tubby-like F-box protein 8, which produces MSFRSIVRDVRDGFGSLSRRSFEVTIAGLSGLTGHHRGKSQSTVHELRDTDLIIQESHWANLPPELLRDVIRRLESSESTWPNRKNVVSCAAVCRAWREMCREIVLSPEFCGKLTFPVSLKQPGHRDGMIQCFIKRDKSKSTYHLYLCLSTAVLTENGKFLLSAKRNRKTTCTEYVISMDADNISRSSSTYIGKLRSNFLGTKFMIYDTQPPYNGAVVPHAGRSSRRFNSKKVSPKVPTGSYNIAQVTYELNVLGTRGPRRMHCVMHSIPASAVEPGGIVPGQPEQILPRALEESFRSTTSFSKSSIMGRYMDFSSSRDFSSVRDFSSARFSDIAGGARVADEEGQNKERPLVLRNKAPRWHEQLQCWCLNFRGRVTIASVKNFQLIASSSQPPAAGAPTPSQPAPSDQDKVILQFGKVAKDMFTMDYRYPLSAFQAFAICLSSFDTKLACE; this is translated from the exons ATGTCGTTTCGCAGCATTGTTCGTGATGTTCGGGATGGTTTTGGTAGCCTGTCGAGGCGGAGCTTTGAGGTGACCATAGCAGGCCTTTCCGGACTCACTGGGCATCACAGGGGCAAATCTCAGAGCACGGTGCATGAGCTCCGTGATACAGATCTCATAATCCAGGAGAGCCATTGGGCTAATCTCCCTCCCGAGCTCCTCCGGGATGTGATCCGGAGGCTGGAATCCAGCGAGAGCACCTGGCCAAATCGCAAGAATGTTGTATCCTGCGCTGCTGTTTGTCGGGCATGGAGGGAGATGTGCCGGGAGATCGTGCTCAGCCCAGAGTTCTGTGGGAAGCTTACCTTCCCAGTTTCTTTAAAGCAG CCTGGGCATCGAGATGGAATGATTCAGTGTTTCATAAAGCGGGATAAATCAAAGTCTACATATCATCTCTACTTGTGCCTGAGCACTG CTGTACTTACGGAGAATGGCAAGTTCCTCTTATCAGCTAAAAGGAACCGCAAAACAACCTGCACAGAGTATGTTATCTCGATGGATGCTGACAACATCTCGAGATCAAGCAGCACATATATTGGAAAACTTAG GTCCAACTTCCTAGGCACAAAATTTATGATCTATGACACACAGCCCCCGTATAATGGGGCTGTTGTCCCTCATGCCGGACGGTCCAGCCGGAGATTCAACTCCAAGAAAGTCTCCCCTAAGGTGCCAACTGGTAGCTACAACATAGCTCAGGTGACATATGAGCTAAATGTTCTTGGCACAAGGGGCCCTAGGCGGATGCACTGTGTCATGCACTCCATACCTGCCTCCGCAGTTGAGCCTGGCGGGATAGTCCCTGGACAGCCCGAGCAGATTCTGCCTCGAGCATTAGAGGAGTCTTTTCGCAGCACTACCTCTTTCTCCAAGTCATCCATCATGGGCCGATACATGGATTTCAGCAGCTCCCGTGACTTCAGCAGTGTCCGTGACTTCAGCAGCGCCCGCTTTTCCGACATTGCTGGAGGTGCCAGAGTTGCAGATGAAGAGGGACAAAATAAGGAGAGGCCGCTTGTGCTTCGGAACAAGGCCCCAAGATGGCACGAGCAGTTGCAATGCTGGTGCCTTAACTTCCGCGGCCGTGTAACCATCGCGTCGGTGAAGAATTTCCAGCTGATTGCCTCATCAAGCCAGCCCCCAGCTGCTGGGGCTCCAACCCCATCACAACCTGCTCCATCTGACCAGGACAAAGTCATTCTGCAGTTTGGCAAGGTAGCGAAAGATATGTTCACCATGGACTACCGCTACCCGCTCTCAGCCTTCCAGGCTTTCGCAATCTGTTTGAGTAGCTTTGACACCAAATTAGCCTGTGAGTAG
- the LOC120665356 gene encoding bZIP transcription factor 12-like, translating to MASSRVMASSSPPQPAGAGSSSDLARFTSGSGIGSMNMDDIIRNIYGPEAVAGGGAAEPSPAPAAAARRTSEEVWKEISATGGLSVPALPPPPPAAGGGSRARGGAAEMTLEDFLARDSGARAVAAAEGNMALGFPVPDGDAAGAGAGAARGPRKRALVNPADRAVMQRQKRMIKNRESAARSRDRKQAYVAELESQVTQLEEEQAELLTEQEERRQKRLKELMERAFPVIRKKLSRDLRRTNSMEW from the exons ATGGCGTCGTCGCGGGTGATGGCGTCGTCGTCCCCGCCGCAGCCCGCCGGGGCCGGATCCTCCTCGGACCTCGCGCGCTTCACGAGCGGCAGCGGCATCGGATCCATGAACATGGACGACATCATCCGCAACATCTACGGCCCGGAGGCCGTCGccggaggcggggcggcggagcCCTCGcccgccccggcggccgcggcccggCGGACGTCGGAGGAGGTGTGGAAGGAGATCTCCGCCACGGGGGGGCTCTCCGTGCCcgcgctccctcctccccctcccgccgccggcggcggctccagggccaggggcggcgcggcggagatgACGCTCGAGGATTTCCTGGCGCGGGATTCCGGCGCCAgggccgtcgcggcggcggaggggaacaTGGCGCTGGGGTTCCCTGTCCCCGACGGGGATGCGGCGGGGGCAGGAGCAGGCGCCGCGAGAGGGCCCAGGAAGCGGGCGCTCGTGAATCCCGCGGACCGCGCGGTGATGCAGCGCCAGAAGCGCATGATCAAGAACCGCGAGTCCGCGGCAAGGTCCAGGGACAGGAAGCAG GCTTATGTCGCAGAGCTGGAATCGCAGGTTACGCAGCTCGAGGAGGAGCAAGCAGAACTGTTAACGGAGCAG GAGGAGCGACGCCAGAAGAGGCTTAAGGAG CTGATGGAAAGGGCATTTCCAGTCATAAGGAAAAAACTGTCTCGTGATCTTAGAAGAACCAACTCCATGGAATGGTAG